The genomic segment CCGCGTGCGCCGGATGTCGCCGCACGTCGTGGCCGCCGCGGGGGTTCTGTCCCGAGTGCGGCTCCGATCGCTTCGACTGGATCGAGCTGCCGGGCGAGGGCACGGTGCACGCGTTCACCGTGCAGGAGACCGGCCTGCCGGCGGGCTTCGACGGGCCCCGCGTCTTCGCGATCGTCAAGGTCGGCGGCCACCGGATCTTCTCGATCGTCGTGGACGGAGACCCCGCATCGATCACGATCGGCCAGCGCGTGCGGTTGAAGCCGATCCGTGTAACGGACGATCCGAAAGGCAACGCGCGCTGGTTGCCGGCGTTCACCCCATGAGAATCCTGATCGCCAAGCCGGGCCTCGACGGCCACGACCGCGGCGCGAAGGTCGTGGCGCAGGCGCTTCGGGACGCCGGCGTGGAAGTCGTCTACACCGGGCTCAAGCGGACGCCGGAGGAGATCGTCGCGGAGGCGATCCAGGAGGACGCCGACGTCGTGGGGCTCTCGATCCTCTCGGGCGCGCACCTGCTGCTGACCCGGCGGGTGCTCGACGGGCTGCGCGCCGCGGGCGCCGATGATATCCAGGTCGTGGTCGGGGGCACGATCCCGCCCCGCGACGTCGAACCGCTGAAAGCGCTCGGCGCCACCGCCGTCTTTCCGATGGGCACACCGTTGACGGACATCGTCGCCGCGTTCAAGTCGCGGAGTGAGGTGACGCGATGAAGGACCTCAAGCTCAACGCCGGGATCCCGGTCAAGCCGAGCTACGGCCCCGAAGACCTCGCCGGACGCGACGCGGGAGCCGACATCGGGCGGCCCGGCGAGTATCCGTTCACGCGCGGCATCCATCGCGCGATGTATCGCGAGCGGCTGTGGACCATGCGGCAGTACATCGGCTTCGGGACGCCGGCGGACACGAACGCCCGCTTCAAACACCTGATGGCGCACGGCCAGGACGCGCTCAACGTCGCCTTCGACCTGCCGACGCAGCTCGGCCTCGACTCCGACCACCCGCGGGCCGAGGGCGAGGTGGGCATGGTCGGCATGGCCGCCGACTCGCTGGCCGACATGGAAGAAGCCTTCGCCGGCATCCCGCTCGACCGCGTCAGCGTCTCGCTCACCATCAACGGGATGGCCGCGCCCATCACCGCCATGTACTACGCCGTGGCCGAGAAGCAGGGGGCGGCGGCCGACCGCGTGGTGACCACGCCGCAGAACGACATCCTCAAGGAGTTCATCGCCCGCGGCACCTGGGTCTACCCCGTCGATCCCTCGCTCCGGCTCGTCGCCGACCTGATCGAGTTCTCGGCCCGGCATTACCCGCGCTCCAATCCCGTCTCGGTCTGTGGCTATCACATCCGGGAAGCCGGCTGCACCACCGGCCAGGAGATGGCCTACGGCCTGGCCATGGCCGCGGCCTACGTCGAGCTGATGCTCGCGCGCGGGATGGACGTGGACGACTTCGCGCCGCGCATCTCCTTCAACTTCACCTCCTGGGGGCAGATCTTCGAGGAGGTGGCGAAGTTCCGCGCCGGCCGCCGCCTCTATGCCCGGATGATGCGCGAGCGCTTCGGCGCCCGGAACCCCAAGTCGTGGATGTTCCGCAGCCTCATCGGCGGCGGCGGCTCGGCCTTCACCGTCCAGGAGCCGGAGAACAACATCGTCCGCGGCGCCTACATCGCGCTGGCCGCCGCGCTCGCCGGCGCCCAGACGATGGCGCTGCCCACCTACGACGAGGCCTACACCATCCCCTCGGCCAAGGCCCAGCTCATCGCGCTCCGGACCATGCAGATCTGCGCCGAGGAATCGGGCGCGGCCGACACGGTGGATCCGCTGGCCGGCTCTTACTTCCTGGAGGCGATCACCAACCAGATGGAGGAGAAGATCCTGGAGGAGCTGGCGCACGTCGAGCGCATGGGCGGCATCGTGGAGGCCGTGAAGACGGGCGCGATCCAGGCCGAGGTGGCCCGGCAGGCCTATCTCTTCGAGCAGAAGCTCGCCTCCGGCGAGATCAAGAAGGTCGGCGTCAACTGCCACGTCGGCGACCGGCCCCCCGAGGCCGACCGGGGCGTGGAGCTCTACACGTTCGACCCCAGGGTCGCCCAGGCCCAGATCGCCAAGCTCCAGCGCCTGCGCCACGACCGCGACCACGGCGCGGTGGCGGCCGCGCTGGGCCGGCTCACCGACGAGGCGCGTGGCGCGGCGAACCTCATGAACCCCATCACGGAGGCGGTGAAATCGTACGCAACGTTGGGCGAGATCGCCGGCGCGATGAAGACCGTCTTCGGCGAACACAAGGAGCCCGTGAAGTTCTGATGGTGACCCGCTCGTCGTCGCCTGACTGCGGGGCCGGCGGGGCCTGTCGGGCTCGAGCTGCCCATCCGGCATCGCTGTCGGTGGCTTGCGTCGCGGTCGGCGTCCCCCCCACCGCGCATTCCAGGCCTCGACTCCTCTTGCGCCCGCGCGCGGCGTGTGACGGGCTGCTGGCGGATGGGCGGCTCTCGCCCGCCACCCCCCGGCCCCGCCGGTCGCCACCGCCGTCGGGCACGCCTCAGCCTTCCGAGGGGCATCGGTGAGCGGGTTCAGCATCATCGGTAAGGGTGTTCCCAAGCGCGACGGCGTCGAGAAGGTGACCGGGCGCACCCGTTACCTCCACGACCTGGAGCTGCCGCGCCTGGCGCACGGCAAGATCCTGCGCGCGAGGTATCCGCACGCGCGCATCGTCAGGATCGACACCACCCGGGCCTGCGCGCTGCCCGGCGTCCTCGCCGTCGTGACCGGCGACGACGTGGAGCAGCACCCGTTCGGGTTCGCCAAGGATCACCCCGCGCTCAAGCGGGGCAAGGTGCGCTGCATCCGGGACGAGATCGCCGCCGTCGCCGCCGAGACCGCTGTCATCGCCGAGGAGGCGCTGGCGCTGATCGACGTCGCGTACGAGGAGCTCGCCGGCGTCTTCGATCCCCGGGAGGCGCTGCGCCCGGGCGCGCCGCTCGTCCACGAGGAGCTGGGGACGAACCTCACGTCGCTCCGCTATCAGTTCGGGCACGGCGACGTCGACCGGGCCTTCGCCGAGGCCGCCGCCGTGGTCGAGGGGGAATACCGGCTGAACTTCGTCACGCCCGCCTGCCTGGGCACGATGGTCGCGATCGCCGACTGGGACCCGCAGGGGCGGCTCACCATGTGGACCACCACGCAGGTGCCGTTTCTCTACCAGCGTGACCTGGCGGCCGCGCTCGGCATCACCGGTGACCGGGTGCGCGTCCTCCAGCCGCCGGTCGGCGGCAACTTCGGACGCGGTCTCGATCTCTATCCGATCGACGTCATCGCGGCGCTGCTGGCCCGCCACACACGGCGGCCGGTAAAGATCGAGTTTGACCGCGTGGAGGAGTTCCTCGCGTGCCCCACGCGCGAGGCCTGCGCGATCCGCCTGCGGACGGCGGCGGCGGCCGATGGCCGGCTCCTGGCCCGCGACGCGCACGTGACCATCGACAACGGCGCCTACGTCTCCTGGGGCTCGACGACGCCCTACGTGATGCTGGCGACGGTGGCCGGGCTCTATCGGTGCCCGAACGTCCGCTTCGACACGACGATCGTCTACACCAACAACCCCTACTCGGGCTCGATGCGCGGCTACGGCAACCTCGAGTCCACCTTCGCCGTCGAGTCCCAGATGGACGACCTCGCCGACCGCCTGGGTCTCGATCCCCTGGAGCTCCGGCGGCGCAACGCGGTGAAGTCGGGCGACGTCAGCCCCCAGGGGTTCGTGATCACGTCGTGCGCGATGGCCGAGTGCCTCGCCGCCGCCGAGGAGATCGCCAAAAATCCGCCCCCGCTCCGCCCGGGATGGAAGCGGGGCGTGGGGTACGCCGCGATGTTCCACGTCGGCGGCGGGGCCCGGATCTACCGCTCGGACGGATGTGGGGCTATCGTGAAGCTCGATGACTTCGGCAAGGTCTTGCTGCTCACCGGCGCCAGCGAGATCGGGCAGGGCTCGGAGACGGTGCTGGCGATGATCGTGGCCGAGACGCTGGGGATCCCGCTCGACCGAGTCGAGGTGGTGAACTCCGACACGGCCGTGAAGCCCTGGGACGTCGGCGTTCACGCAAGCCGGACGACGTTCATCGCCGGCAACGCGGCGCGGCTCGCCGCCGAGAAGCTGCGGGCGGAGCTCCTGGCCATCGCCGCCGGGCCGCTCGAGGAGCCCGCCGACCGGCTGGACATCAGGGAGGGCTGGGTGTTCGTCAGGAGCGAGCCCGGGCGCCGCCTGCCGTACGAGCGGGTGGTGCGTGCCGGCCACCTGCGCGAGGGCGGACAGACGCTGGTGGCCGAGGCGTTCTACGACCCGCCGACCGAGATGCTGGGCAAGGACCTGCGGGGCAACGTGTCGGCGACCTACGGCTTCGCCGCCCAGGCCGTGCTCCTCGACGTCGACGAGGCGACGGGCAAGATCGAGGTGCGGAAGGTGGTCTCGGCCCACGACGTCGGTCGCGCGCTCAACCCGCTCGCCGCCGAGGGGCAGATCCACGGCGGCATCCACATGGGGCTCGGCTACGCGCTCAGCGAGAGGCTCGTCGTCCGGGAGGGCCAGGTGCTGACTGCGACCTTCATGGACTACGCGATCCTCCGCTCTGACGACATGCCGGAGCTGGTCGTCCGGCTCATCGAGAGCGTGGACGCCGAGGGCCCGTTCGGCGCCAAGGGGCTCGGCGAGTCCGGCGCCATCCCGGTGTCCGCCGCCGTCGCCAACGCCGTGAAGGACGCCATCGGCGTGCGCTTCACCGAGCTGCCGATCGCGCCGGCCGTCGTGCGAAACGCGCTCGCGTGGCGCGCGCGGGAGCGGCGAGCGTGATCCCCTCCGCCCTTGCCGTCGCCGCCGCGCTCCTTTTCGCGCTCCCCGTCGTGGCCGAGGCGCAGGCGAAGCCGGTGCGGATCGGTGTCCTCTGGCCGGGCCACCGACCCCCCGCTCCCGGCCCGTACTTCGACTCCTTCCGTCACGCCCTCAGGGAGCTCGGGCACCGCGAGGAGCAGCACGTCACCTTCGAGCACCGGTTGGACGGGCGCGGCGAGGATCGCGACGAGGACAGGGCCGCATGAGGCTGCTCGAAGGCGTAAGGGTGCTCGACCTCTCCCGCATGCTGGCGGGACCCTACGGCGCGATGCTGCTGGCCGACATGGGCGCCGAGGTCGTCAAGATCGAGGAGCCGGACGGAGGCGACCCCATGCGCGTCATGGGTCCGCCCTTCCTGCCCGAGGGCGAGAGCGCCTACTTCCTTTCCATCAACCGCAACAAGAAGTCGGTGGCGATCGATCTCACGCGCGAAGCCGGCCGCGAGGTCTTCTTCGATCTCGTCCGCGCCGCCGACGTCGTGTGGGAGAACTTCCGGCCCGGCGTGCTGGAGCGTCTGGGCTGCGAGTATCCGGGGCTCGCCGCGCTGAACCCGCGCCTGGTCATGTGCTCGATTTCCGCCTACGGGCAGGGGGGCCCCTACCGCGACTGGCCGGCTTTCGATCTGGCGCTGCAGGCCATGGGAGGAGGGATGAGCCTCACCGGCGAGCCGGGCGGGCGGCCGGTGAGGATGGGGCTGCCCATGGGCGATCTGGCCGGCGGCATGTTCGGCGCGTTCGCCGTGGCGGCGGCGCTCTTCCGGCGCCAGGCGACGGGCCGGGGCGCGCACGTCGATCTCTCGCTGCTGGACTGCCAGGCCTCGCTGCTGACGTACGTCGCCCAGTACTTCTGGGCCGACGGGCGCGTGCCCGGGCCGCAGGGCTCGGGGCACGCCTCCGTCGTGCCCTACCAGGCGCTGGCCACGCGCGATGGGCACCTCATCGTCGCCATCTTCGCCGAGAAGTTCTGGCGCGGCTTCTGTCTGGCCGTCGAGCGGCCCGGGTGGGAGCACGATCCGCGCTTCGCCACCAACCGCGCCCGCGTCGCCACTCGCGACGTCCTCATGCCGCTGGTCGAAGCGATCTTCGCCTCGCGTACCACCGACGAGTGGCTCGCGCGCCTGCAGGCCGAGGGCGTCCCGGCCACTCCGATCCTGACGGTGGACCGCGTGCTCTCCGACCCGCAGATCCTCCAGCGACAGATGGTCGTGAAGCTCCCCCACCCGCGCCACGGCGCCATCCCGACCCTGGGCACGCCCGTCAAGGTGGACGGGAGGATGGGGCTCGACGTCGCGCCGCCGCCGGCGCTCGGCGAGCACACCGACGCCGTGCTTCGAGACCTTCTCAAGTACCCGCCCGAGCGGATCGCCGGGCTTCGCGGGACCGGGGTCATCAGATGATAGTTTTGCGAGCCGCAGGGCGGCCGCGGAGCCGGAGGCGGAGCGCGCCCGAGGCGAGCCCGTGATGAAGATTGCGGTGCTCGGGGGCGGTCACGGCGCCTACGCGACGGCGGCGGACCTCGCGCTGGCCGGCCACGCCGTGAGCCTCTGGCGGCGCTCGGAGAGCGACCTGGCGGCGGTGCGCGCAGCCGGCGGCATCACGCTGGTCGCCGAGGGCCGGCAGGGCAAGGGCTCGCTGGCGCTCCTCACGGGGAACATCGCCGAGGCCGTCGCCGGCACCGAGGTGATCATCGCGCCCTTGCCCGCCACCAGCCACGAGGACCTCGCCCAGCGCCTGGCGCCGCATCTGGACGAGCGCCAGATCGTGCTCCTCACACCCGGCACGCTCGGCGCCTACGTGCTGGCGCGGGAGATCGCGCGTGCCGGCGGCCGCCTGCCGTACGCGATCGCCGAGACCGGCACCCTGCCCTACCTCGCGCGCAAGACCGGCCCCACCGCGGTGAAGGCGCCCGTCCGCGCCGTCAATCTCCCGACCGGCGTGCTTCCCGCCTCGCGAGCTTCGACGGCGCTGGCGAAGATCGCCGAGCTCTTTCCCTCCGTGCGCCCGTGCCTCGACGCGCTGGACGCGGCACTCACCAACGCCGGGCCCGTCCTCCACCCGCCGCTCGTCCTCCTCAACGCCGGCACGATCGAACGGGGACGCTTCGACATCCACGCCGCCGGCACCACGCCCAGCGCGCGGCGTCTCATCGACGCTGTCGACGCCGAGCGCGTGGCCGCGCGAAAAGGGTGGGGCTATCCGGCCCCGCACTACGAGCAGGTGACCTACTACGACGAGGCGCGCGCCGCCGAGGGGCTGTACGGCGCCGGGGCCAGGGCCAAGCTCACGGCCAGCGGGCTCTGGAACGAGACCCTGACCTTCGACCACCGCTACGTGACCGAGGACGTCGCGCTGGGCCTGTCCCTCTTCGAGTCCGCCGCCCGGACCGTGAGCGTGGAGTCGCCGGCAACCACCGGGCTCCGGCTGACCTTCGTTGCGCTGCTGGGACCCCCGCCCGCCGGCCGCAGCCGCGCGCTCGAGCACCTCGGCCTGGGCGACCTGCTGCTCCGCGAGATCCGCGCCCTCCTCCACCACGGCTGGCTGTCGCCCCTGTGGAGTCGCGCGATCAAGTGAGCGTCAGGTCGCTGCCGGCAGACCCGCCTCCTGGCGGATCTCGGCGAGCTGGCCGGCGTGGTCGTTCCAGTGAAAGTCGAACATGGCGCCGATGTACCTGGCCATCGGGGTCTCGTCGGTGCCCATGAACTGCTTGAAGAGCGGGATGCGCGCCTTTCCGTGTCCCACCCCCCGGCGGCTGTCAAGCTCCCAGGGGGGTAGTGTCTCAGTTTGACGTTCACAGGGTGTGAACCCCGGGCTCACAGCCGTGGCATACTCCGGCCATGACGAAGCGCCCGCCCCGGCCCCGCGACCCGAACCAGCTCGCCAAGCTCATCGTGGACATTGCCACGGGGCAGGCGGAGAACGTCAAGCCCGGCCTGCCGAACGAGGCACGTCGCAAGGGTGGACTGAAGGGCGGAAAGGCGAGGGCGACGAAGCTATCCAAGGTGCGCCGCCAAGCCATTGCGCGAAAGGCCGCGCGCGCTCGCTGGGGCCGCTAATCTACCGGCAGGGGTATTGGCCCTACGCTCCGCTCATACGTCGCTAGGGTGTCGGCCAGGATCTGAAGGATACGCTTGGCATGCTGCGGTGACATGCGGACCTCGCCGGTAGCCTTAATGACGACCTCAGGACGCTCTGAAGTTGGTGGCTCAGATATTTCTCCGAAGATAAGCCTGACGTCCCAGGGCGAGACCTGCACTTGAGTGTCGTTGGTATAAAGCGAGATGAAATTAGGCGCGAAGACAATTGTGCGCTTGACGTTTGCGCGGACAATGGCGTCGGCGCCGCTATCCACATCCGCTTTGTCGGCCGAGCCCTTCTTTGCCATCACTATTTGGCCTCCGCAGAGCTCAAAGCCACATGCGGTGTCGTGCTTTTAGTCGTAAAGCTGTAGGAACTCCATCCAGCAATTACGTGATGTCCCGCATCGTCCGCATGCCCGGCGGCGCCGCGAAGAATATACGGGTGCGCCGAGTTGAGACCCGCCGTGATCATCTCCCAACAGTCAGGCCAGTGAGGCAGGTTTATCTCCGCCGGCTCAATCGCAAAGTGGATGCGGCCACGAAGTGCCTCAACGAGCCTTGTCACCGTACGAACAGTGATGTTCTCATCGCCACCCTCGATACGCGCTATAGCAGACTGGCTAGTGCCCATAGCCTTAGCGACGGTAGCCTGTGAATCTCCACGGTAGTTCCTAAGACGAGCGACGTGTTCAGCTATGTGAAAGGAGAGGTCGTTGTCCCATGCCAAGCGAAAAGCGGGGTCATACATCAACTCGATCCGGGAAGCGGAAGTAGTCAATCCCGTCGCCGCCGGGACCAAGGCTGGCTCGGATTCGCCGTGCTCGGACAGAATCCTCTGGGTCTCTTCGCTGCTTTCTCTTGCATTTCGCATAGAGGTAGACGAAGAAGTGTCGACCGTGATCAACATAGAAGTAGAGTCGCCAGCACGCGGGCTTGCACTTGAGGATGTAGATCGGCGGCTCTTCCTCATCGGACTGCTCTATTCTCGGTTTCCCATGTTCGTCCCTAACGTTAAGCAGTGCTGCCGGCCAGCCCTGTGATTCAACGAGGCGCATTTTCTGAATTGCCGTCTTGGCGGCCGCAGGGCCGTCGCCCGGCAATGCATCTGAGAATGGTCGCTCGCCTGATGAATCAAGCTTCCCTGTGGCGTCACGAAGCACCACCTCCAGAGTCGCCCAGCGAACCGCCGGTGCTATCTGTCGCACTAGATTATACCGTCCCTAGTATATACTGCAAGGTTCTCGTGCCTCGCGGAGGCCCACTATATGGGGCTAGGCACCGAATGATACCACAGCCGCTATACTGAACTTTATGCTTGACTGAGGGCTATGATGTCGATATGCTTCCGGCCATGAATAGGCTCCCCCTAGAGCGCCGCGCCCAAATCATCGGCCTGCTGGCGGAAGGCAGCAGCCTCCGCGCCGCCAGCCGCCTGGCGGATGTATCTATCAACACCGTGACCAAGCTCCTGCTGGATGTAGGCGCCGCCTGCGAGCAGTACCAAGACCGGACCCTGCGGAACCTCAAGTGTCGGCGGATTCAGTGCGATGAGATTTGGGCGTTCGTGTACGCCAAGGCGAAGAACCTGCCCGAGAAGTACGCGGGGGCCTTCGGCTACGGCGACGTGTGGACCTGGACGGCAATCGACGCGGACAGCAAGCTCGTCCCTTCATGGGCGGTCGGACGACGCGATGGCTTCACGGCCGAGGGATTCATCCGTGACCTGGCTGACCGCCTCTCTGCCCGGGTCCAACTCACCACGGACGGCAATAAGGTGTACTTGGAGGCTGTCGAGGGTGCGTTCGGCAGCGAGGTCGACTACGCCATGCTCATCAAGATGTACGAGGGTGATTCGGGCCGGGAGCGCTCGTCAGAAGCCCGCTACAGCCCGCCTAGCTGCCTGGGGACGCGGATGGTGTGCATTACCGGCCGACCCGACGAACAGCACATCAGCACGTCGTTCGCTGAGCGCCAAAACCTCACGATGCGAATGGGGATGCGGCGCTTCACCCGGCTGACCAATGCTTTCAGCAAGAAAGTGGACAACCACAAGGCAGCCGTGGCCCTCCATTTCATGCACTACAACTTCGCCAGGGTCCACAAGACGCTCCGGGTGACGCCCGCGATGGAGGCTGGGGTGTCCGATCACATCTGGTCGCTGGACGAAATCGCCCGGCTGGCCGGCTAATTCCTTGAATGCCCCCCCCTTGACCTCGCCCGGAATCTTGGCCAAAATGCCAATGCCTGAGATACTAGATCGGTGATGCGAACCTGCAAACGTCAGGCTTGAAAGAGATGGGCACCATGGACCAGACGACGCGGCCGAAGGGAATTCAGGTCACATTTATGGCCCGCCTCAAGGCCGGAATGAAGTTCGATGAGCAGGCTAAGGTTTGGATCACCTATGTCCCGGCCTTGCAACTCTACTCCCAAGGGAGCACGAAGGCGCGCGCCAAGCGCGCCATCGCCAGCGCCGTCCGCCTCTTCCTAACGACGGCGTATGAGCACGGCGTGTGGGATAAGGCGCTGCGCAACGTCGGCCTCGCTCCCACCGGGGCAAGCCAGATGCCGGGGCCAGACTCGGAGTTCGTCGGCTTCTTCGAAGAGGAGATCCTTGAGAAGGCCAGCTTCCCCGAGGTGTTTGACGTCCCCGCGGTATTGCCGCTTGAGTTGATACCGGCCTGACCCGATGGCTGTCCCGGTGCCAGTTCCGCCCGTTGTCTTCCGGGACATGCTCGTGGCGTGCGGCTATCGCCAGTCCGCCGAAGATGAAGACAACTGGGCGATGGTCAAGCCAGACGCCGAGCACCCAGTCTTGATCGTTCCGAAAGACGGCGAGGTCGTCTCTATCACGGTCATGATGTCCATCCTCGACAAGCTGAAGATGGATAACGCGACCTACTTCCGGCTGATCGCCCAAGTACAGGGTGGCGCACCTCCGACAGCGACGGACGCCGTGCCGATTCCTCCCGCCTGATCCGCGCGTCCCTGCCCGCGCCGCCCATCCAAGTCTCAGTCAAACTGAGACACTACCCCCAGGGGTCCCGGTTTGCCGGGTCCGGCACCGAGGGCTACACTCATCGGTCGTGAACGCTTTCGTCGCGCTCGCGGCCGCCCTCGCGCTTGTCCTCTCGGTGGCGCCGGGCGCGGCCCAGCCGCGCCTGACGGTGGTCGCGGCCGGGCTGGAGGTGCCGTGGGCGCTGGCGTTCGCCCCCGACGGCCGGCTGTTCGTGAGCGAGCGCCCGGGGCGGATCCGCGTGGTGAAGAACGGCCGCCTCGAGTCAGCGCCGGCCGCCACGCTGCCGGCGGCCGCGCAGGGCGAGGGCGGACTCATGGGTCTCGCGCTCGATCCCGCCTTCGCCCAGACCGGACGCCTCTACGCCTGTTACACCACCGAGAAGCGGGGCCGCCTCGTCAACCGCGTGGTGACGCTTATCCCGCGCGACGGCCCCACCCCGGACGAGCGCGTCCTGGTCGACGACATCCCGGGCGCCGGGATCCACGACGGCTGTCGGGTGAAGTTCGGCCCCGACGGCAAGCTCTACGTGACCACCGGCGACGCCGGCCAGTCGCGGCTGGCCCAGCGGCGCGATTCGCTCGCCGGCAAGATTCTACGATTGAACCCCGACGGCAGCGCGCCCGCCGATAACCCGTTCCCCGGCTCGCCGATCTACTCCCTCGGTCACCGGAACCCGCAGGGGCTGGCCTGGGACCGCGGCGGCCGGCTCTTCGCCGCCGAGCACGGACCGTCCGGAGTTCCGTGGGGGCACGACGAGCTGAACCTGATCCGCCCCGGACGGAATTACGGCTGGCCGGAGGTCTACGGCCGCGGGGACGATCCGCGCTTCGTGGAGCCCATCCTCGAATCGGGCAGCGACACCTGGGCCCCGTCGGGGATCGCGATCCTCGGCGACCATCTCTACATGACGGCGCTCCGGGGGCGGCGCCTGCTGCGCGTGCGGCTGACGGCGGACGGCGCCGTGGGAGGCGTGGAGAACCTGCTCGAGCGCGCCTACGGGCGCCTGCGCGACGTCGTGGTCGGGCCCGACGGCGCGCTCTACGTGGCGACCAGCAATCGCGACGGCCGCGGTTCGCCCGCGCCCGACGACGACCGCATCCTGAAAGTGGTGCCGTGAAGATGTTCCAGCCCGAGCTGGAGGCGATGGAGCGCGAGCGGCTCGACCGCCTCGTGCTGGAGCGGATGCGGGCGACGCTGGCCCGCGTCAACACCAACCCCGCCTACGCCGGGCGGCTCGGCGGCGCCGAGCCCGGCAACCTCGGGCGGATCGACGACTGGCGGCGCCTGCCGTTCCTCACCAAGGACGAGCTACGCGACGCCTATCCCTTCGGCCTGGCCGGCGGCGGCTCCTACCGGCGCATCCAGATGTCGAGCGGGACGACGGGCAATCCGATCCTCAATCCGTACACGCCCGGGGACATCGCGCAGTGGAGCGAGGTGATGGCGCGGTGCTACGTCGCCGCCGGCGTCGGCTCCGACGACGTGATCCAGATCACGCCCTCCTTCGGGCTCTTCACCGGGGGCTTCGGCTTCCATTACGGCGCCGAGCGCCTGGGCGCCATGGTGATCCCGGTCGGCGCCGGCCGCACGCTGCTCCAGCTCAAGCTGATGCGGGATCTCAAGACAACGGTGCTGGTGGCGATCGCGACGTACTCCCTGCGCCTCATCGAGGTCGCGCGGGAGGAGAGGTTCGATCTCGGCGCCCTCGCCCTGCGCGTGGGCATCTTCGGGGCCGAGATGTGGTCCGACGAGCTGCGCGCGCGGATCGAGCGGGAGCTCGGTATCCGCACCTTCGACATCATCGGCATGACGGAGACGGGCGGCCCCGGGCTGGGCATCGACTGCGAGGCGCGGGCCGGCATCCACGTGTGGGAGGACCACTATCACGTGGAGATCATCGACCCGACGACCGGCGCCGTCGTCCCCGACGGCCAGGACGGCGAGCTGGTCGTCTCCACGCTGACGCGTGAGGGACTGCCCCTGGTGCGCTATCGCACGCGCGACCTCACGCGCGTCGTGTCGCGCGAGCGCTGCGCCTGCGGGCGCACCGCGCTCCGGCTGGACCGCCTGCGAGGCCGCACCGACGACATGGTCATCTTCAAGGGCGTGAACTTCTATCCGCGCCAGATCGAGCAGGTGCTCCTGCGCCAGCCGGGGCTCGGCCCCGAGTACCAGATCACGCTCGACGGTGACGGCGGGGGCGAGCGGCTGACCATCCACGTCGAGACCGAGCCGGGGTGCGACGGCGCCGTCGCCACGCGCGTGAAGCGCG from the Candidatus Methylomirabilota bacterium genome contains:
- a CDS encoding OB-fold domain-containing protein, which encodes MTYVRAIDPFPLESSDWNRLSEFYARLAEGTLTTTACAGCRRTSWPPRGFCPECGSDRFDWIELPGEGTVHAFTVQETGLPAGFDGPRVFAIVKVGGHRIFSIVVDGDPASITIGQRVRLKPIRVTDDPKGNARWLPAFTP
- a CDS encoding cobalamin B12-binding domain-containing protein; this translates as MRILIAKPGLDGHDRGAKVVAQALRDAGVEVVYTGLKRTPEEIVAEAIQEDADVVGLSILSGAHLLLTRRVLDGLRAAGADDIQVVVGGTIPPRDVEPLKALGATAVFPMGTPLTDIVAAFKSRSEVTR
- a CDS encoding methylmalonyl-CoA mutase family protein, producing the protein MKDLKLNAGIPVKPSYGPEDLAGRDAGADIGRPGEYPFTRGIHRAMYRERLWTMRQYIGFGTPADTNARFKHLMAHGQDALNVAFDLPTQLGLDSDHPRAEGEVGMVGMAADSLADMEEAFAGIPLDRVSVSLTINGMAAPITAMYYAVAEKQGAAADRVVTTPQNDILKEFIARGTWVYPVDPSLRLVADLIEFSARHYPRSNPVSVCGYHIREAGCTTGQEMAYGLAMAAAYVELMLARGMDVDDFAPRISFNFTSWGQIFEEVAKFRAGRRLYARMMRERFGARNPKSWMFRSLIGGGGSAFTVQEPENNIVRGAYIALAAALAGAQTMALPTYDEAYTIPSAKAQLIALRTMQICAEESGAADTVDPLAGSYFLEAITNQMEEKILEELAHVERMGGIVEAVKTGAIQAEVARQAYLFEQKLASGEIKKVGVNCHVGDRPPEADRGVELYTFDPRVAQAQIAKLQRLRHDRDHGAVAAALGRLTDEARGAANLMNPITEAVKSYATLGEIAGAMKTVFGEHKEPVKF
- a CDS encoding xanthine dehydrogenase family protein molybdopterin-binding subunit; amino-acid sequence: MSGFSIIGKGVPKRDGVEKVTGRTRYLHDLELPRLAHGKILRARYPHARIVRIDTTRACALPGVLAVVTGDDVEQHPFGFAKDHPALKRGKVRCIRDEIAAVAAETAVIAEEALALIDVAYEELAGVFDPREALRPGAPLVHEELGTNLTSLRYQFGHGDVDRAFAEAAAVVEGEYRLNFVTPACLGTMVAIADWDPQGRLTMWTTTQVPFLYQRDLAAALGITGDRVRVLQPPVGGNFGRGLDLYPIDVIAALLARHTRRPVKIEFDRVEEFLACPTREACAIRLRTAAAADGRLLARDAHVTIDNGAYVSWGSTTPYVMLATVAGLYRCPNVRFDTTIVYTNNPYSGSMRGYGNLESTFAVESQMDDLADRLGLDPLELRRRNAVKSGDVSPQGFVITSCAMAECLAAAEEIAKNPPPLRPGWKRGVGYAAMFHVGGGARIYRSDGCGAIVKLDDFGKVLLLTGASEIGQGSETVLAMIVAETLGIPLDRVEVVNSDTAVKPWDVGVHASRTTFIAGNAARLAAEKLRAELLAIAAGPLEEPADRLDIREGWVFVRSEPGRRLPYERVVRAGHLREGGQTLVAEAFYDPPTEMLGKDLRGNVSATYGFAAQAVLLDVDEATGKIEVRKVVSAHDVGRALNPLAAEGQIHGGIHMGLGYALSERLVVREGQVLTATFMDYAILRSDDMPELVVRLIESVDAEGPFGAKGLGESGAIPVSAAVANAVKDAIGVRFTELPIAPAVVRNALAWRARERRA
- a CDS encoding CoA transferase, giving the protein MRLLEGVRVLDLSRMLAGPYGAMLLADMGAEVVKIEEPDGGDPMRVMGPPFLPEGESAYFLSINRNKKSVAIDLTREAGREVFFDLVRAADVVWENFRPGVLERLGCEYPGLAALNPRLVMCSISAYGQGGPYRDWPAFDLALQAMGGGMSLTGEPGGRPVRMGLPMGDLAGGMFGAFAVAAALFRRQATGRGAHVDLSLLDCQASLLTYVAQYFWADGRVPGPQGSGHASVVPYQALATRDGHLIVAIFAEKFWRGFCLAVERPGWEHDPRFATNRARVATRDVLMPLVEAIFASRTTDEWLARLQAEGVPATPILTVDRVLSDPQILQRQMVVKLPHPRHGAIPTLGTPVKVDGRMGLDVAPPPALGEHTDAVLRDLLKYPPERIAGLRGTGVIR
- a CDS encoding NAD/NADP octopine/nopaline dehydrogenase family protein, encoding MKIAVLGGGHGAYATAADLALAGHAVSLWRRSESDLAAVRAAGGITLVAEGRQGKGSLALLTGNIAEAVAGTEVIIAPLPATSHEDLAQRLAPHLDERQIVLLTPGTLGAYVLAREIARAGGRLPYAIAETGTLPYLARKTGPTAVKAPVRAVNLPTGVLPASRASTALAKIAELFPSVRPCLDALDAALTNAGPVLHPPLVLLNAGTIERGRFDIHAAGTTPSARRLIDAVDAERVAARKGWGYPAPHYEQVTYYDEARAAEGLYGAGARAKLTASGLWNETLTFDHRYVTEDVALGLSLFESAARTVSVESPATTGLRLTFVALLGPPPAGRSRALEHLGLGDLLLREIRALLHHGWLSPLWSRAIK